In one Hymenobacter sp. DG25B genomic region, the following are encoded:
- a CDS encoding fasciclin domain-containing protein produces the protein MIKQLFSTCALALALSVCTAPVVRAQTETKSDNEKTKTKEGDAMMKTKVQDDGKTKMKGKSGKGDKMKSKAKPMDGSMGGTTGGMEMGSPAMGTGMDNATSGNAAGVMVGGAMMMPNKDIVMNASASNEHSTLVAAVKAADLVSTLQGPGPFTVFAPTNAAFDKLPAGTVNTLLMPANKEKLSTILTYHVVPGRLMAADLKDGQVLTTVEGETLTVHRNGDMVMIHDAKGGMANVTIPNVVSSNGVTHVVDTVLMPTR, from the coding sequence ATGATCAAGCAACTGTTTTCTACCTGCGCTCTGGCGCTTGCCTTAAGCGTGTGCACGGCCCCCGTAGTGCGGGCCCAGACGGAAACCAAGTCGGACAATGAAAAGACGAAGACCAAAGAGGGGGATGCCATGATGAAGACCAAAGTGCAGGACGACGGCAAAACCAAGATGAAAGGCAAGTCGGGCAAGGGCGACAAAATGAAGTCGAAGGCCAAGCCCATGGATGGCTCTATGGGCGGTACCACCGGCGGCATGGAAATGGGCAGCCCCGCCATGGGCACCGGCATGGATAATGCTACCTCCGGCAACGCGGCCGGCGTGATGGTGGGCGGTGCCATGATGATGCCCAATAAGGACATTGTGATGAATGCCTCCGCCTCCAATGAGCACTCCACGCTGGTAGCGGCCGTGAAAGCCGCCGACCTGGTTTCCACGCTGCAGGGCCCCGGCCCATTCACCGTATTTGCCCCCACCAACGCCGCTTTTGATAAGCTGCCCGCCGGCACCGTAAATACCTTGCTTATGCCCGCCAACAAAGAAAAGCTGAGCACCATTCTCACCTACCACGTAGTGCCCGGCCGCCTGATGGCCGCCGACCTGAAAGACGGGCAGGTACTGACCACCGTAGAAGGCGAAACCCTGACCGTGCACCGCAACGGGGATATGGTCATGATTCATGATGCCAAAGGCGGCATGGCCAACGTCACCATCCCGAACGTGGTTTCCAGCAATGGCGTGACCCACGTAGTGGATACCGTGCTGATGCCGACTCGCTAA